One stretch of Glycine soja cultivar W05 chromosome 7, ASM419377v2, whole genome shotgun sequence DNA includes these proteins:
- the LOC114419334 gene encoding probable transmembrane ascorbate ferrireductase 3, producing MSPLGISGLAHLFGILAFILLLVWLLHYREGIDYDSDNGFRVFNAHPLLMYSCFIFLAGEAMMVFQTIPSERKVKKFVHMTLHLIAIVLGIVGLNAVFKFHDMQNIPNVYSLHSWIGIGTFCLFALQWLFGFVVFMLQGASATTRAKVLPWHKVGGRALLFMAVCAAETGLMEKSSFLTNLKLLHERESNLINFTGLAILLFGVFVNFSVGFS from the exons ATGAGTCCCTTGGGTATCTCAGGTTTGGCTCATTTGTTTGGCATCTTAGCCTTCATCCTCTTGCTCGTTTGGTTGTTGCATTACCGTGAAGGAATTGACTATGATTCAGACAATGGATTTCGCGTCTTCAAT GCTCACCCTTTATTGATGTACTCGTGCTTCATTTTCCTTGCTGGAGAAG CTATGATGGTATTCCAAACAATACCAAGCGAAAGGAAAGTCAAGAAGTTTGTTCACATGACACTGCATTTGATTGCTATAGTTCTTGGCATTGTTGGTTTGAATGCCGTTTTCAAGTTCCATGATATGCAAAACATTCCCAACGTTTACAGCCTCCATTCATGGATTGGCATTGGCACCTTCTGCTTGTTTGCATTGCAG TGGCTTTTTGGTTTCGTTGTGTTCATGCTTCAAGGAGCTTCAGCTACAACAAGAGCTAAAGTGCTACCATGGCACAAAGTTGGTGGTAGAGCACTGTTGTTCATGGCAGTGTGTGCTGCTGAAACAGGATTGATGGAGAAGTCTAGTTtcttaacaaatttaaaattgttacaCGAGAGAGAATCCAATTTAATCAACTTCACGGGTCTTGCGATTCTCTTGTTTGGAGTTTTTGTAAACTTTTCTGTTGGTTTCTCTTAG